One region of Haloprofundus salilacus genomic DNA includes:
- a CDS encoding C2H2-type zinc finger protein, whose product MTQSEDEIASEPYVCETCGKEFESEEALEAHLRDAGLVD is encoded by the coding sequence ATGACCCAGTCGGAGGACGAAATCGCGTCGGAGCCGTACGTCTGCGAGACGTGCGGCAAGGAGTTCGAGAGCGAGGAGGCGCTCGAAGCACACCTTCGCGACGCCGGGCTGGTCGACTGA
- a CDS encoding DUF7126 family protein codes for MEVNRERLGARLAVGLTFAAAMLSIVTGVAGFGILGLDVPSVTGPLAAYVPAFVQRAAAFTGAFTGFLLLASVFTLRNGRRLGWYLAVLLLPLAATQGLLQSSPLAYPLVVLSLLALPVVLVNYRHFEERTELTTTQQAALAAIVLAQLYGTVGTYVLRDEFGSVVTLVDAFYFSLVTASTVGYGDVTPASQAGKLFVVSVLLTGTASFAVALGALLTPAIEARFARALGRMTDTQLSLLEDHVLVLGYGDLTEPIIEELQEKCEFLVVTPDPARAQELTERNISVLTADPSDEEPLAKAGVADARAVVVATNDDAQDALAILTARQMNPDVTIVAAAAQRRNIPKLKRAGADTVISPAALGGHLLAASALGGEGAEDVADRLLHDRSVEP; via the coding sequence ATGGAGGTGAATCGGGAGCGGCTCGGAGCGCGACTCGCCGTCGGACTCACGTTCGCAGCGGCGATGCTATCGATCGTCACCGGCGTCGCCGGGTTCGGCATCCTCGGTCTCGACGTGCCGAGCGTCACCGGCCCGCTCGCGGCGTACGTCCCGGCGTTCGTCCAGCGGGCGGCCGCGTTCACCGGCGCGTTCACCGGCTTTCTCCTGTTGGCGAGCGTGTTCACGCTCCGCAACGGCCGCCGCCTCGGATGGTACCTCGCGGTGCTGCTGCTGCCGTTGGCGGCCACGCAAGGGCTGTTGCAGTCGAGTCCGCTCGCGTACCCGCTGGTCGTCCTCTCGCTTCTGGCGCTGCCCGTCGTGCTGGTGAACTACCGGCACTTCGAGGAGCGCACCGAGTTGACGACGACCCAGCAGGCGGCGCTGGCGGCAATCGTCCTCGCCCAACTGTATGGGACGGTCGGCACGTACGTCCTCCGCGACGAGTTCGGAAGCGTCGTGACGCTCGTCGACGCGTTCTACTTCTCGCTCGTCACCGCCAGCACCGTCGGCTACGGCGACGTGACCCCGGCGAGTCAGGCCGGGAAACTGTTCGTCGTCTCGGTGCTCCTCACCGGAACAGCGAGTTTCGCCGTCGCCCTCGGGGCGCTTTTGACGCCAGCCATCGAAGCCCGGTTCGCCAGAGCGCTCGGACGCATGACAGACACACAACTCTCACTCCTAGAAGATCACGTTCTCGTTCTCGGCTACGGGGACCTGACGGAACCGATTATCGAAGAACTGCAGGAAAAATGCGAGTTCCTCGTCGTGACGCCCGACCCCGCCCGCGCACAGGAACTCACAGAGCGGAACATCTCCGTCCTCACCGCCGACCCGAGCGACGAGGAGCCGCTTGCCAAAGCGGGCGTCGCCGACGCGCGCGCCGTCGTCGTCGCGACGAACGACGACGCCCAGGACGCGCTGGCGATTCTCACCGCCCGACAGATGAACCCCGACGTGACCATCGTCGCGGCCGCCGCCCAACGGCGGAACATCCCGAAACTGAAACGAGCGGGCGCGGACACGGTCATCAGTCCCGCCGCGCTCGGCGGACATCTACTGGCGGCCTCCGCCCTCGGCGGTGAAGGAGCCGAAGACGTCGCCGACAGGCTGTTGCACGACCGCTCGGTCGAGCCGTGA
- a CDS encoding ubiquitin-like small modifier protein 1, with the protein MQWKLFADLAETTGSRTVSLDADCDTVGDALDELLSSYPALEARVLDDDGDLRDHINVLRNGENVFTGEGLATPVAEGDELALFPPVSGG; encoded by the coding sequence ATGCAGTGGAAGCTCTTTGCGGACCTCGCGGAGACGACTGGGAGTCGGACTGTCTCGCTCGACGCCGACTGCGACACCGTCGGCGACGCGCTCGACGAACTCCTCTCGTCGTACCCGGCGCTCGAAGCGCGCGTCCTCGACGACGACGGAGACCTGCGCGACCACATCAACGTCCTCCGAAACGGCGAGAACGTGTTCACCGGCGAGGGCCTCGCCACTCCAGTCGCCGAGGGCGATGAACTCGCGCTGTTCCCGCCCGTGAGTGGCGGGTGA
- a CDS encoding potassium channel family protein: protein MEQSIPVEVLRGLYLGVLTGIIPALVSAGLGFVFKYFTGVSIPGFGVVVLALGIAGANGGLLALTDSTLTDGQHGIALTIAILVVLMLSLYAHAQGDKLGSTLPKRITLKSLRERTLSGDVVEFVGGRRRVTVTVAGEVDDIEGYPPLPPALRTELRDGEWTFPADVPLSELETRLTERLRTDFDLAEVTVTLDEQARATLSAAPPVGGLSKRLSPGQRAVSVETLVPTGVARGESVTLRTADRTVDGTVVAVKAVEPASPASDPLDATDENGAAGNESDEDDESPVTEPAAPVAAGGEGRLTVAVARPDAEALLTADAPQVVVRSRGTRREFELTTLLRRAGRRVQRLSVRAGGALDGTTLGEASVRDAYDVAVLAVRRDRWRFAPRGDTQLAAGDELFVVGTPAALASFEEVIA, encoded by the coding sequence ATGGAGCAGTCGATACCGGTCGAGGTGCTGCGAGGCCTCTACCTCGGTGTTCTCACGGGAATCATCCCCGCGCTTGTCTCCGCGGGTCTCGGCTTTGTCTTCAAGTACTTCACCGGCGTCTCCATCCCCGGGTTCGGTGTCGTCGTGCTCGCGCTCGGTATCGCGGGCGCCAACGGCGGCCTGCTGGCGCTGACCGACTCTACGCTCACCGACGGACAGCACGGCATCGCGCTCACTATCGCCATCCTCGTCGTGTTGATGCTGTCGCTGTACGCGCACGCGCAGGGTGACAAACTCGGCAGCACCCTTCCGAAACGTATCACGCTCAAGTCGCTCCGCGAGCGAACGCTCTCGGGCGACGTGGTCGAATTCGTCGGCGGGCGTCGCCGGGTGACGGTGACCGTTGCCGGCGAAGTCGACGACATCGAAGGATACCCGCCGCTCCCGCCCGCGCTCCGCACGGAACTGCGAGACGGTGAGTGGACGTTCCCGGCGGACGTCCCGCTGTCGGAGCTCGAAACCCGACTCACGGAGCGACTGCGAACCGACTTCGACCTCGCGGAGGTGACGGTGACGCTCGACGAGCAGGCCCGCGCAACGCTCTCCGCCGCCCCGCCGGTCGGCGGCCTCTCGAAGCGCCTCTCGCCGGGGCAGCGCGCCGTCTCCGTCGAGACGCTCGTCCCGACGGGGGTCGCCCGCGGGGAGTCGGTGACGCTTCGCACAGCCGACCGAACCGTCGACGGAACCGTCGTCGCGGTGAAAGCCGTCGAACCGGCGTCGCCCGCGTCAGACCCGCTCGATGCAACGGACGAGAATGGGGCGGCCGGCAACGAAAGCGACGAAGACGACGAATCGCCGGTGACCGAACCCGCTGCGCCCGTCGCCGCCGGCGGCGAGGGTCGCCTCACCGTCGCCGTCGCCCGCCCCGACGCGGAGGCGCTGCTGACGGCGGACGCGCCGCAGGTGGTCGTCCGCTCGCGCGGGACGCGCCGCGAGTTCGAGTTGACGACGCTGCTCCGCCGCGCCGGACGGCGCGTCCAGCGACTGTCGGTCCGCGCCGGCGGCGCGCTCGACGGGACGACACTCGGCGAGGCGAGCGTCCGCGACGCCTACGACGTGGCCGTCCTCGCGGTCCGCCGTGACCGGTGGCGTTTCGCTCCCCGCGGCGACACGCAACTGGCGGCGGGCGACGAACTGTTCGTCGTCGGAACGCCCGCTGCGCTGGCGTCGTTCGAGGAGGTGATCGCGTGA
- the pyrF gene encoding orotidine-5'-phosphate decarboxylase has protein sequence MNFFDRLADRIATIDSVVSVGLDAAPSRIPEHLQEKDLPQWAFNRRIIDATHEHAAVYKPNAAFYESEEGWRSLRETIAYAEGKDVPILLDAKRADIGNTTRQYAKLLDDVDAITVNPYMGRDSLEPFLSRNDKGVFVLCRTSNPGATDLQDLELNTGEPIYERVAALADLWNRNDNVGLVVGATAPEELESLREQVPDLPFLVPGVGAQGGDAEAAVEFGLRADGVGLVNSSRGIIFAGEGEGFDKAAGQAARRMKTRLNEYR, from the coding sequence ATGAACTTCTTCGACCGCTTGGCCGACCGCATCGCGACGATTGACAGCGTCGTCTCCGTCGGGTTGGACGCCGCCCCGTCGCGCATCCCCGAGCACCTGCAGGAGAAGGACCTGCCGCAGTGGGCGTTCAACCGCCGCATCATCGACGCGACGCACGAACACGCCGCCGTTTACAAGCCGAACGCCGCGTTCTACGAGTCCGAGGAAGGGTGGCGCTCGCTGCGCGAGACCATCGCCTACGCCGAGGGAAAGGACGTTCCCATCCTCTTGGACGCCAAGCGCGCCGACATCGGCAACACGACGCGACAGTACGCGAAACTGCTCGACGACGTCGACGCCATCACGGTCAACCCGTACATGGGGCGCGACTCGCTCGAACCGTTCCTCTCGCGCAATGATAAGGGCGTCTTCGTCCTCTGTCGGACCTCGAACCCCGGCGCAACAGACCTGCAGGACCTCGAACTCAACACGGGCGAACCGATCTACGAGCGGGTCGCGGCGCTGGCGGATCTCTGGAACCGCAACGACAACGTCGGGTTGGTCGTCGGCGCGACGGCCCCCGAGGAACTGGAGTCGCTCCGCGAGCAGGTTCCCGACCTGCCGTTTCTGGTCCCCGGCGTCGGCGCGCAGGGCGGCGACGCGGAGGCGGCCGTCGAGTTCGGCCTTCGGGCGGACGGCGTCGGTCTCGTCAACTCCTCACGGGGCATCATCTTCGCCGGCGAGGGCGAAGGGTTCGACAAGGCCGCCGGACAGGCCGCTCGGCGGATGAAGACGCGACTCAACGAGTACCGCTGA
- a CDS encoding ubiquinol-cytochrome c reductase iron-sulfur subunit — translation MSDSDKYPAESGRRRFVKGVVGGATLAGVGALGTTTINAATNASGAGGGSTQAYSIENVAGPAPRGMPQIPIEIDDEGYIKGIWPEVQTVEQNGVEVQLARMQLGGTTYSSEWFQYCGVESYEGLNPSYESDNYFLSGSAPPYSWQQEEKSEGDRFNISDFEDYETWGNGIGQAGIGKPASGTWRSEDAEDVIPIQMIRSKRIEEAAKNNQWLQASTSQGVIAWLNKCTHFCCVPGYKTTGSSATFGGANAVYCQCHQSVYDPFSIVQTLFVARPRPE, via the coding sequence ATGAGCGATAGCGACAAGTACCCCGCCGAATCCGGGCGGCGTCGGTTCGTGAAAGGCGTCGTCGGGGGCGCAACTCTCGCGGGCGTGGGGGCCCTCGGGACGACCACTATCAACGCGGCGACGAACGCCTCGGGTGCGGGTGGCGGTTCGACGCAGGCGTACTCCATCGAGAACGTCGCGGGACCGGCGCCGCGCGGGATGCCCCAGATACCCATCGAGATCGACGATGAGGGCTACATCAAAGGCATCTGGCCCGAAGTCCAGACCGTCGAACAGAACGGAGTCGAGGTCCAACTCGCACGGATGCAGCTCGGCGGCACCACCTACTCCTCCGAGTGGTTCCAATACTGCGGTGTCGAGTCGTACGAAGGGCTCAACCCCTCCTACGAGAGCGACAACTACTTCCTCTCGGGCTCCGCGCCGCCGTACTCCTGGCAGCAAGAGGAGAAATCCGAAGGTGACCGGTTCAACATCAGCGACTTCGAGGACTACGAGACGTGGGGCAACGGCATCGGACAGGCCGGTATAGGGAAACCGGCCTCCGGGACGTGGCGCTCCGAGGACGCCGAAGACGTCATCCCGATTCAGATGATTCGGAGCAAGCGTATCGAGGAGGCGGCGAAGAACAACCAGTGGCTGCAGGCGAGCACCTCTCAGGGCGTCATCGCGTGGCTCAACAAGTGTACGCACTTCTGTTGCGTCCCGGGGTATAAGACGACCGGCTCGTCCGCGACGTTCGGCGGCGCGAACGCCGTGTACTGCCAGTGCCACCAGTCGGTGTACGACCCCTTCAGCATCGTCCAGACGCTGTTCGTCGCCCGGCCGCGGCCCGAGTAA
- the ppc gene encoding phosphoenolpyruvate carboxylase codes for MDLHNRTVRQDVRELGALLGDVLEGQTSTEAFETVEELRTNAIGYRKGDAESRQKLYDVLGGLRSGDESVVARAFTTYFELINLAEERERVRAVRRGSQEGTLDDSLVDTVAALADDGADADTVQRVLDDVLVEPTFTAHPTEARRKTVKSKLRSIAGQLETLDERRLTDQEQNQTWHEIDAEVTSLWQTAQVRNRRPEPTDEARNVQWYLENTLFDVTGEVYSELEDIVSETYGNEVQVPKLFEFRSWAGSDRDGNPYVTVDVTEETLERQRSVVLERYRNALKRLSGVLSQDGNRIDVGAAFEQSLEADRERLPGAAEEATTRYPDEPYRQKLKLMRERLERVEDVRPEGYDDAAELTADLEVIATSLKLNGAERVVSAYVEPLMRQVDTFGFSLASLDLRDHREKHTSAIAEALAVEGIEYRSMDEDERVELLTEAVLQEQPVVDLDELDEFSDETARVLRRFRKLGDWQREYGVSAIDTYAISMTDEPSHVLEVLFLADQAGVVSLPDHCGIDIVPLLETEYALNGARRIMGTLFENEAYSKALAARGGLQEIMLGYSDSNKENGFLAANWDLYKNQRRLADITDEHDVNMRLFHGRGGSISRGGGPMNQAMLALPNETVSGQIKFTEQGEAIAEKYANPRIAERNLEQMLDAQIRSRYKALNEPKEHVPDEWVEAMDAMAAAARQEYRDLLETDGFVSYFEQATPITVIENLNLGSRPASRSGERTVEDLRAIPWVFSWTQSRCILPGWYSLASGIDAYLDEGGDEETLEEMHDEWPFFRTMLDNAALSLARTDLEIAAEYAKLADASLREEFFGRIEAEYDHATDLVLSISGRESLLTREWLDESLRRRNPYVDPLNLLQTHLLAQTHRTTEEEQTLRLTVKGIAAGMKNTG; via the coding sequence ATGGACCTGCACAACCGGACGGTTCGGCAGGACGTCCGCGAACTCGGTGCGCTGTTGGGCGACGTGTTAGAGGGGCAGACGTCCACCGAAGCGTTCGAGACGGTCGAAGAGCTCAGAACGAACGCCATCGGCTATCGGAAGGGCGACGCGGAGTCGAGACAGAAGCTGTACGACGTGCTCGGAGGCCTTCGGTCGGGCGACGAGAGCGTCGTCGCTCGCGCGTTCACAACGTACTTCGAACTCATCAACCTCGCTGAGGAGCGCGAACGCGTCCGCGCGGTCAGACGCGGCTCCCAGGAGGGGACGCTCGACGACAGCCTCGTCGACACCGTCGCCGCACTCGCCGACGACGGCGCCGACGCCGACACCGTCCAGCGGGTTCTCGACGACGTGCTCGTCGAACCGACGTTCACCGCCCACCCCACCGAGGCCCGTCGGAAGACGGTGAAGTCGAAGCTCCGGTCCATCGCAGGACAGTTGGAGACGCTGGACGAGCGCCGACTCACCGACCAGGAACAGAACCAGACGTGGCACGAGATCGATGCCGAGGTGACGAGCCTCTGGCAGACCGCGCAAGTTCGCAACCGTCGACCCGAACCAACCGACGAGGCCCGAAACGTCCAGTGGTACCTCGAGAACACGCTGTTCGACGTGACCGGCGAGGTGTACAGCGAACTCGAGGACATCGTCTCGGAGACGTACGGCAACGAGGTGCAGGTCCCGAAGCTGTTCGAGTTCCGCTCGTGGGCGGGCAGCGACCGCGACGGCAACCCCTACGTCACCGTCGACGTGACCGAGGAGACGCTCGAACGCCAGCGGTCGGTCGTCCTCGAGCGCTACCGAAACGCGCTCAAGCGCCTCTCCGGCGTGCTGAGTCAGGACGGCAATCGGATCGACGTCGGCGCGGCGTTCGAGCAGTCGCTCGAAGCCGACCGCGAGCGACTGCCCGGCGCGGCCGAGGAAGCGACGACGCGCTACCCCGACGAACCGTACCGCCAGAAGCTGAAACTGATGCGCGAGCGCCTCGAACGCGTCGAGGACGTTCGACCCGAGGGCTACGACGACGCCGCCGAACTGACCGCCGACCTCGAAGTCATCGCGACGAGTCTGAAACTCAACGGGGCCGAGCGCGTCGTCTCTGCGTACGTCGAACCGCTGATGCGACAGGTCGACACGTTCGGTTTCAGCCTCGCGAGCCTCGACCTGCGCGACCACCGCGAGAAACACACCAGCGCCATCGCGGAGGCGTTGGCGGTCGAGGGCATCGAGTACCGCTCGATGGACGAAGACGAGCGCGTCGAACTGCTCACCGAGGCCGTCCTGCAGGAGCAACCGGTCGTTGATCTCGACGAGTTGGACGAGTTCTCCGACGAGACGGCGCGGGTACTCCGCCGGTTCCGCAAACTCGGCGACTGGCAGCGCGAGTACGGCGTCAGTGCCATCGACACCTACGCCATCTCGATGACCGACGAGCCGAGTCACGTCCTCGAAGTGCTGTTCCTCGCCGACCAGGCGGGCGTCGTTTCGCTGCCCGACCACTGCGGCATCGACATCGTCCCGCTGCTCGAAACCGAGTACGCGCTCAACGGCGCGCGCCGAATCATGGGCACGCTGTTCGAGAACGAAGCGTACTCGAAGGCACTGGCCGCCCGGGGCGGCCTGCAGGAGATCATGCTCGGCTACTCCGACTCGAACAAGGAGAACGGTTTCCTCGCGGCGAACTGGGACCTCTACAAGAACCAGCGCCGCCTCGCCGACATCACCGACGAGCACGACGTCAACATGCGTCTGTTCCACGGCCGCGGCGGTTCAATCTCGCGCGGCGGCGGCCCGATGAACCAGGCGATGCTGGCGCTGCCGAACGAGACGGTGTCGGGGCAGATCAAGTTCACCGAGCAGGGCGAAGCCATCGCCGAGAAGTACGCCAACCCGCGAATCGCCGAGCGCAACCTCGAACAAATGCTCGACGCGCAGATTCGCTCGCGCTACAAGGCGCTGAACGAACCGAAAGAGCACGTCCCCGACGAGTGGGTCGAGGCGATGGACGCGATGGCCGCCGCCGCCCGACAGGAGTACCGCGACCTGCTGGAAACCGACGGCTTCGTCTCCTACTTCGAACAGGCGACGCCCATCACCGTCATCGAGAATCTCAACCTCGGCTCTCGGCCGGCCTCCCGGTCGGGCGAGCGCACTGTCGAGGACCTACGCGCCATCCCGTGGGTGTTCTCGTGGACGCAGTCGCGCTGCATACTCCCCGGGTGGTACTCGCTGGCGTCGGGTATCGACGCGTACCTCGACGAGGGCGGCGACGAGGAGACGCTCGAAGAGATGCACGACGAGTGGCCGTTCTTCCGGACGATGCTCGACAACGCGGCGCTGTCGTTGGCGCGGACGGACCTCGAAATCGCCGCCGAGTACGCCAAACTCGCCGACGCTTCGCTGCGCGAGGAGTTCTTCGGGCGCATCGAAGCCGAGTACGACCATGCGACCGACCTCGTACTCTCGATCTCCGGCCGCGAATCGCTGCTGACGCGCGAGTGGTTGGACGAGAGCCTCCGCCGCCGCAACCCGTACGTCGACCCGCTGAACCTGTTGCAGACGCACCTGCTGGCGCAGACTCACCGAACGACCGAGGAGGAGCAGACGCTCCGACTGACGGTGAAAGGTATCGCCGCCGGTATGAAGAACACGGGGTAG
- a CDS encoding potassium transporter TrkA, with protein sequence MTALVPSLRPLVALQLTPADGPMGAETGFVGDAFYILGLAFAAAVVAAAGTIVYRWYFRQRPPRGLTVLLGLSAVVLYLNTAKLSDFAVGGSGSDDLFLVGNVLFNLGALAAAAVAAPIGAQLGDALATNVFAFSGVRELEGEVSRVVRSVGRVISVTLPEEIDDMDEYDPVADATKESLAGKTLLFPRRLTVAELRERLVARLREDYGVGHVDLDLTEEGEVEYLALGSRLAGIGPTLAPGGVAVAVRGDPAFDASPGDTVQVWRSGNDGPTRALTGELRATADDVATLAVDEADVDRLDRGESYRLVTLPVDPGVDRQFAALLRTADETMGVVTVAETDSETHATVGDLATTVVAVRPPNGAVEAIPPRSRSLSPGETLYVIARPDELRRLERTVGTAAGAVSGGDDDD encoded by the coding sequence GTGACGGCCCTCGTCCCGTCGCTCCGACCGCTAGTCGCGCTCCAACTCACGCCAGCGGACGGACCGATGGGCGCCGAGACCGGCTTCGTCGGCGACGCGTTCTACATCCTCGGCCTCGCGTTCGCAGCCGCCGTCGTCGCTGCCGCCGGGACGATCGTCTACCGCTGGTACTTCCGACAGAGGCCGCCGCGCGGACTCACCGTGCTTCTGGGACTGTCGGCCGTCGTCCTCTACCTCAATACGGCCAAGTTAAGCGACTTCGCCGTCGGCGGCAGCGGCAGCGACGACCTCTTTCTGGTCGGAAACGTACTGTTCAACCTCGGCGCGCTCGCGGCCGCCGCAGTCGCCGCGCCCATCGGAGCGCAACTCGGCGACGCGCTCGCGACGAACGTTTTCGCGTTCTCGGGCGTCCGCGAACTCGAAGGCGAGGTGAGCCGAGTCGTCCGCTCTGTCGGGCGCGTCATCTCGGTGACGCTCCCCGAGGAGATCGACGACATGGACGAGTACGACCCCGTCGCCGACGCGACGAAGGAGTCGCTCGCCGGCAAGACGCTGCTTTTCCCGCGACGACTCACGGTCGCGGAACTCCGCGAGCGACTCGTCGCGCGCCTCCGCGAGGATTACGGCGTCGGCCACGTAGACCTCGATTTGACCGAGGAGGGCGAGGTCGAGTATCTCGCGCTCGGCAGTCGTCTGGCCGGTATCGGTCCGACGCTCGCCCCCGGCGGCGTCGCCGTCGCGGTTCGCGGCGACCCGGCGTTCGACGCGAGTCCGGGCGACACCGTGCAGGTGTGGCGCTCCGGCAACGACGGCCCGACGCGAGCGCTCACCGGCGAACTCCGCGCGACGGCCGACGACGTGGCGACGCTCGCCGTCGACGAGGCGGACGTCGACCGCCTCGACCGGGGAGAGTCGTATCGCCTCGTCACGCTCCCGGTCGACCCCGGCGTCGACCGCCAGTTCGCGGCACTGCTTCGGACCGCCGACGAGACGATGGGCGTCGTCACCGTCGCCGAGACCGACTCCGAGACCCACGCGACGGTGGGCGACCTCGCGACCACCGTCGTCGCCGTTCGCCCGCCGAACGGTGCGGTCGAGGCGATTCCGCCGCGTTCGCGGTCGCTCTCGCCGGGCGAGACGCTTTACGTCATCGCCCGCCCGGACGAACTCCGCCGACTCGAGCGGACCGTCGGAACGGCGGCGGGCGCCGTGAGCGGCGGCGACGACGACGACTGA